TGAAACAGTTCAGGTAGGTAAGATCTAGCTAGTTGATGAATGCTACTAATTTTGGATTTTAGATTTTGGAGCCACTGCGTTGCGGAGGTTCCCTCCGTTGAAGCAAGTGGCGTGATTTTGGATTGAATTTTCTCCCCTGCTCTGCCCTAACCGGCAAATTAGGTGTTTAACAGCTTAGCTATTTGCCATGGTTCGCGTTGGTCTCGGCTAACCCAATAAGACCGCACCGATGTTCCAACTCATCCCTAGTAGACAAAGGATTCCCACTGCGTACGTAATGGTTCGCCAGGGTTGCAAGCCGAGAAGATACATCAACGTATGAAGTATCCGTGCGATTGTAAAAGTAGAAAACAGCCAAGTTGCCGCCCCAGGCGATGCTCCGGTTAGCACATACGCTGTTCCAAGACCCAGAAATATGGGAATGTTCTCCAAGTCGTTAAGCCAAGCTTTGGCCGCCCGTTGGACCTGTGGTAGCTCTTCTGCTGCGGGCGGCTTATTGAATACTGCAGCGTCCTCTGGATTCACAAACACACGTCTGCCGATGCGATGAAATCCCTGATAAGCTGAAAGCGCAAACATTTTCAAAAACAGCGCTACAACGCACAACGAATACCAGTAAAGAGCGGTTCCCATAGTTCCATGAATAGAGATTCACCTGTTATCTGGTAGTGCCCACACTTAATTAATCAACACTCTTGAAGCTGCAGGGGGTATAAAGATTACCCCCTCTAGATCAAACAGCAACAATCGGATGACCGGAACGATTATATTCCTGGTCTGGCAGCTTCCAAGCTTGACCATCTAAAGCCATTTGCTCAATTAAACTTGCCAGTCGTAGAGCCTTAAGTGCCTGTTCTCCACCCACGGATGGTTGATTACCACCCCGCACGCAGTTAACAAAATGCTCTAACTCAGCGTGCAGTGGCTCAATGTTGCTGGTATAGACCTTCTCAATCAAACCATCCTGCCTGTAAAGCACTTGCCCATAGTCCGTCATACAATTGGCAGTAATCTGCCGGTGAATCAATATTTCATTATTAAGAAAATCCGCCTCAGTCAAGGAGTTCTTGCAATGGGCGGCAATACGGCGGATTTTGCGGTGAGTAACTTTACTTGCAGTTAGTGTTGCCACAATGCCATTGGCAAAACCCAATGTAGCGGTCACATAATCTAAATAGCCAGAATCAGCGGCGCGGCTACCACTAGCCGTTAACTTTAATACTGGTGCAGCGGCTAATTCTAATAGCAAGTCAATATCGTGGATCATCAGATCCAGGACAACTGATACATCGTTAGCCCGGTGCGAGGAAGGACTCATGCGGTGGGCTTCTAGAGCTAGCAATTCTTCTGTTTTTAAAACTTTGCTGAGTTCTTGGAAAGCTGGATTGAAGCGCTCAATATGACCGACTTGTAGGATACACTGGGAATCTGCTGCTGCATTGACCAGCGATTCAGCCTCAGTGATACTAGCAGCGATCGGCTTTTCAATCAAAACATGAATCCCCGCCTGAAGACAGGTCATCCCGACAGCGTGATGCACGCGGGTGGGAACGGCAACGCAAACAGCCTCAACATGAGGCAGTAGGTCGCGGTAATCTTCAAAAAAATGCACCCGGTATTTACTGGCGGTGTCTAGTCCTCGCTCAATATTGATATCTGAGACACCTACGAGTTCTACATCCTTAAGTAAACTAAGTACACGGGTGTGATGTTGTCCCATGTTACCTACGCCGATCACGCCAATCCGGATCGGTTGCGGCTGGTTGCGCTGCAAATGAGGGATTGGTTGTCCCGCTGACATGCTATCTTGCACTCCTGTCTTCTCCTCCACCACCAAAATGTAAAGACGCCTTTAGAGCACGTCCGGACTCAACTTCGAGTTCTTGGTTGTCCAAAATCATCCAGATAGTAACATAGTGGTTCTATTTATGAAGAATTTCAAAGTTTATTTCGTGTTCCTGTAATCTATCTTGTTTTTGGGACGGATATACCCCTAGTTATTGTCGTTTTGCTGATTCTATGGCAGCAGCGTGAATGTGTCACTTTTTTGCCCGTCCATTTAGAGATTACTGAGTGCTGAGTTTTGAGTCCTGAGTCCTAAGTAAGAGGAAGTTTAAATTGAAGGCTGTAATTCTGTTATCTGGAGGATTAGACTCTTCGACAGTTCTGTACCAGGCTAAACGGGACGGTTATGCGTGTTATGCAATTTCGTTTGATTACCAGCAGCGGCATCGGCGAGAGTTAGAGGCAGCTAAGGCGATCGCTCACTCAGCGGGTGTAGTATACCATCAGCTAGTGTCGTTCGATTTACGTCAGTGGGGTGGTTCGGCGTTAACAGATGACAGCATCAACTTGCCACATCATCGCTCCGTAACCGAAATGGCTCAAAATATCCCTGTAACTTATGTCCCAGCCCGGAATACTATCTTTTTAAGCTTTGCCCTAGCTTATGCGGAAACCATCGGTGCGGAGCGCGTCTATATCGGTGTTAATGCCTTAGATTACTCTGGCTACCCCGATTGTCGACCCGATTACATTCAGGCAATGCAGGAAGTTTTCAGGCTAGGAACCAAGCTAGGTCGGGAGGGAGAGGTAATTGAGATTGTGGCTCCCCTGATTGACCTGAAAAAAACCGAAATTATCCAGCTGGGCAACCAATTAGGAGTGCCTTGGGAGCAAACTTGGTCTTGCTATACCGGTGGCGACAGTGCTTGCGGTGTTTGTGACTCTTGCCAATTACGTTTGGCAGCTTTTGCCGCCTTGGAATTACAAGATCCGCTGCCTTATCAAGTGAGGGGTTAGAGAATTTTAGATTTTGGATTTTGGAGTTACTTGCGTGCGGGGGTTCCCCCCGCCCTTGCAAAGTGGCGTGATTTTGAATTACACTCTTGCTCCCCCTGCTCCCCCTGCTTCCCCTGACCCCTCATTTAGCTTCAAGCGGTGGATTTGAATTTGATGTAGACGTGGTCCTTCAACTGAAGCTACGGTAAGTTCCAATTCCTGATAGCGCAAGGTTGTCCCAACCGTTGGAATTTCTTGGAGTTGGTATAGCATGAAACCCCCTAGCGTTTGGTATTCATCTCTCACAGGCAAGCTTAGAGCTAACAATTCGTTGAGTTCTTCCAGGTTCATTTGCGCCTGCACCAAAAATGTTTGGTCGTCCAAACTCTGGATTAACAACTGATCAATGTGTGCTAATTTACCTCCGTCCCCAATAATTTCAGCGATCAAGTCTTGCATGGTAACCAGACCAACTGTGCCGCCAAACTCATTAACCACGATCGCCATTGTTTGTTGCGATCGCTGCATAATTGGCAATAACTCACTTAAAGGTGTGGATTCTGGTACAAACGGCACGGGGCGAATCCAGGGGTAAATCTCAGTTTCTAAAGTCAGTCCCAGAACTAGCGGTGCCAACTCTTTAAAGTGAATAATCCCGCGAACGTCATCTAAAGATTTGCCAATGATCGGATAGCGGGAGTGACCAGTAGCAGCCATTTCTTCTAGTAGTGTCCGCAAAGTGGCAGTAATCGGTAGGGCAACAATGCTAGGGCGCTGAACCATGACTTCTACCGCCGTCACATCGCCAAATTCAAAAATATTATTCAGCAGTTCTCGTTCTTCTGCCTCTAAGCCGGTTGATTCACGCTCAGTAGAAATGATCAATTGCAACTCTTCGGGTGTTACTGGTTGTCTCCACCAACCTTGACCTGTGTAATGAATGCCTGCCAGTCTTAATAGCCAGCGGGTTGATTGGTTGAGAATCCAAATAAACGGATTGAAAAAACGCGTGATCGCTTTTAAGGGTGGTCCCAACAACCGAGCCAGTTGCTCTGAGTCCAGCAAAGCTACTGATTTAGGACATAGCTCCCCTAAAACTATTTGCAGATAGGCAACTAGGAGAAAGGCAAAGGGAATAGATAGGGAATGAGCAATGAATGCGTGCATTCCTTCTGGCAGGGGCCACTGCCCTAGCCAAAATGCCACCAAAACACCCATTGTACTTTCCCCAATCCAGCCTAGTGCCAGACTCGACAGGGTAATGCCCAACTGTGTTGTAGATAGCAGCCGATCAATGCTCCGTTGCAAAGCTTGAACTGTGATTGCCTGAGCGTCACCCGCCTCGACTAGTTGGTGGATGCGCGATCGCCGCACCGATACAATCGAAAACTCCGCGGTGACAAAAAATGCATTGATTGCAATCAGCAATAGCACCGACAACAATCGTAGACCCACATCTGCCCAACTGAGGGAAGGAAAATCACTCACCGCCAAGACGTTTAACATCGAGGCAACCATCCGCAACCTGGGTATTGGGTGTTGAGCCTTGGGTTGAGTTCTGAATGCTGTTGTAGCTCAAAACTCTCTACAGGCGAGTTTACATCAGATATCAGTGAGGACATTGAAATTTTAGATAAACTCGCCTTGACAACTCAAAACTCAAAATTCTAGAAAAACTTAATTTTTTCTCAATTCAAACTTACCTTGTTACAGGAATATTTAGCGTTTGCAGCCTTAGCCTTTGCTCAGGATAATCAGTCAGTGACATTGAAAGCTTCTTAACATCGTCGAGTAGAGCTGTAGAAATGCTTACTGTGCCAGAAAATGGCTTGCCATTTGGGGGTAATTCCCCCGGCAGACCTTCAGTATTTGCACTTAGTGTTCGACCCTTGTCATCCGTTATATCTAAAAAACTGTAAAGGAAACGTACCGTCCGATCTCCCTCATTCTTAAAGTTTACTTTTAATAACAAAGCACCGCCAGAATATTTAGCAGATAGCACCTCTAGAGTTACTCCCTGATTCCGGTTGGTAATCGGAAACCCTGGCTGCAAAACATCTGCTGCCAACTTCGCCGCTTGAGCCGTCTGGGTTGATGTCTTCTCGCTGCTCTGTTTATTTTGCGGCTGTGGCTTCTCCGGTCTCGC
This window of the Chroococcidiopsis sp. CCMEE 29 genome carries:
- a CDS encoding hemolysin family protein is translated as MVASMLNVLAVSDFPSLSWADVGLRLLSVLLLIAINAFFVTAEFSIVSVRRSRIHQLVEAGDAQAITVQALQRSIDRLLSTTQLGITLSSLALGWIGESTMGVLVAFWLGQWPLPEGMHAFIAHSLSIPFAFLLVAYLQIVLGELCPKSVALLDSEQLARLLGPPLKAITRFFNPFIWILNQSTRWLLRLAGIHYTGQGWWRQPVTPEELQLIISTERESTGLEAEERELLNNIFEFGDVTAVEVMVQRPSIVALPITATLRTLLEEMAATGHSRYPIIGKSLDDVRGIIHFKELAPLVLGLTLETEIYPWIRPVPFVPESTPLSELLPIMQRSQQTMAIVVNEFGGTVGLVTMQDLIAEIIGDGGKLAHIDQLLIQSLDDQTFLVQAQMNLEELNELLALSLPVRDEYQTLGGFMLYQLQEIPTVGTTLRYQELELTVASVEGPRLHQIQIHRLKLNEGSGEAGGAGGARV
- the queC gene encoding 7-cyano-7-deazaguanine synthase QueC: MKAVILLSGGLDSSTVLYQAKRDGYACYAISFDYQQRHRRELEAAKAIAHSAGVVYHQLVSFDLRQWGGSALTDDSINLPHHRSVTEMAQNIPVTYVPARNTIFLSFALAYAETIGAERVYIGVNALDYSGYPDCRPDYIQAMQEVFRLGTKLGREGEVIEIVAPLIDLKKTEIIQLGNQLGVPWEQTWSCYTGGDSACGVCDSCQLRLAAFAALELQDPLPYQVRG
- a CDS encoding MAPEG family protein, whose protein sequence is MGTALYWYSLCVVALFLKMFALSAYQGFHRIGRRVFVNPEDAAVFNKPPAAEELPQVQRAAKAWLNDLENIPIFLGLGTAYVLTGASPGAATWLFSTFTIARILHTLMYLLGLQPWRTITYAVGILCLLGMSWNIGAVLLG
- a CDS encoding Gfo/Idh/MocA family oxidoreductase, with translation MSAGQPIPHLQRNQPQPIRIGVIGVGNMGQHHTRVLSLLKDVELVGVSDINIERGLDTASKYRVHFFEDYRDLLPHVEAVCVAVPTRVHHAVGMTCLQAGIHVLIEKPIAASITEAESLVNAAADSQCILQVGHIERFNPAFQELSKVLKTEELLALEAHRMSPSSHRANDVSVVLDLMIHDIDLLLELAAAPVLKLTASGSRAADSGYLDYVTATLGFANGIVATLTASKVTHRKIRRIAAHCKNSLTEADFLNNEILIHRQITANCMTDYGQVLYRQDGLIEKVYTSNIEPLHAELEHFVNCVRGGNQPSVGGEQALKALRLASLIEQMALDGQAWKLPDQEYNRSGHPIVAV